TCCTGGACGCGACCCTCCGCCTCTACGCCTCGTGGGGGGAGTCCGGCCTCTCGCTCGGCGCCATCACCAAGGCCAGCGGGGTCAGTTCCGGCAGCATCTACCACCACTTCGGCAGTCTCGACGGCGTGGTCACCGCGCTGGCACAGCGCTCGTTGGAACAGCTTCTGACGACACTCGCGGAAGCGCTGCTCCGGGCCGTCGACGCCCGTTCCGGGATCCAGGCCGTGGTGCGGGCCTACCTGGATTTCGCGCAGGCCCATCCGGACGCGGCCCGCCTCATGCACTCCGTCACCGCCGATCGCGAGGGCATGGCCCACGCGAGGCAGATCCGCGACTCGCAGGAGGCCAGGCTGGCACCGATCGCCCTCTGGATCGAGGCGCACCAGGAGACCGGCGAACTCGCCGACCTCTCCGTCCCGATGATCGAATCCCTCGTCCTGGGCCCTGTCGTCGGCGCCGTCCGCCGCTGGCTCACGGTGGGCGACATCGACCTGGAAGAGGCCGGCGCCGCACTGCCCGAACACATCTGGCGGTCGGTCCGGAGCTAGTACTGCAACGGTGCCTGCTGTGACTGATGGCCAGGTCAGGGGCTGTGTCCGCGTCGCTTGTAGTGACTGGTGCGGGCTTGGTGTTGTCGTCGTCGGCGCCAGGTCGACCAGTGCAGGATGTGCTCGACGGGCGTGGGGCGGCGGTCGGTGAGGCGGGTGATCAGGCGTCGGATCTCGGCGAGGCTGAGGTGGATGAGCTGAGAGGATCCGTTTCTGCTTTCCCGGTATCCAGCTCGCGGGCTCGCAGGACGGTCAGGCAGGCGTGGGCGGCCATGGCGAGGGTCATGTGGCGGTGCCAGCCGGGATAGCGGCGGACCTGGTAGTCGTCCAGGCCGCATTCCTGCTTCGCGGTCTGAAAGCATTCCTCGATGGCCCACCGGCTGCCCGCGACACGTATCAGCTGGTCGAGGGTGGTTCCTGCGGGGCAGTAGGCGATGTGGTAGGAGATCTCGTCGGGCCGGTGGACGCTGCGGCGGGCGATCACCCAGTGCCGGCGATCCTCGCGGTGCCAGGGCCGCACCTCGACGCGAGCCCAGTCGTAGACCCGCTGGCCGTGGGCTCCCGCTCCGCAGGAACGACGCTTCCACTTCTGCCGGGCAAGGCCGGTGAACAGGTCGTGGACAGGGTGGTCGAGGGCCCAGCGGGTGACGACGGTGTCGTGCCGGGTGGTGGCCATGACGTGGAAGACGTCCGCCTGCTCGAGCTCGAACCGCCAGCCCTTGGAGAAGCCGTAGGCGGCATCCGCGGTCACCCAACCGAACGGGATCTTGTCCGCGATGGCTTTGCGGACCATCGCCTTGGCCATGGCCACCTTCGTCTCGAACGCCACCTCGTCACTGATGCCGGCCCGACGACACCGCTCGCGGTCATCCGTCCAGGAAGTAGGCAGATACAGGCGGCGGTCGATCAACGTTCTACCTCGGTCGGTGGCATAGCCGAGGAACACGCCGACCTGGCAGTTCTCCGTCCGTCCGGCGGTGCCGGAGTACTGCCGCTGAACGCCGGCCGACCGCGTTCCCTTCTTCAGGAATCCGGTGTCGTCCACGATCAGGACCGCCTCGCGATCCCCGAGGTTCTCGATCACGTAGTCACGGACGTCGTCGAGGGCCTCGTCAGCGTCCCACTCGATGCGGTTCAGCATCCGCTGGATACGGTCCGGACCGTCATGACCGGCCTGTTCTGCCACGGTCCAGCCGTTCTTGCGTTGCAGCGGA
Above is a window of Streptomyces subrutilus DNA encoding:
- a CDS encoding IS701 family transposase is translated as MGGDLAGVRLWARELDAVHERFVHRFSRSEPRESALAYMRGLIAPLQRKNGWTVAEQAGHDGPDRIQRMLNRIEWDADEALDDVRDYVIENLGDREAVLIVDDTGFLKKGTRSAGVQRQYSGTAGRTENCQVGVFLGYATDRGRTLIDRRLYLPTSWTDDRERCRRAGISDEVAFETKVAMAKAMVRKAIADKIPFGWVTADAAYGFSKGWRFELEQADVFHVMATTRHDTVVTRWALDHPVHDLFTGLARQKWKRRSCGAGAHGQRVYDWARVEVRPWHREDRRHWVIARRSVHRPDEISYHIAYCPAGTTLDQLIRVAGSRWAIEECFQTAKQECGLDDYQVRRYPGWHRHMTLAMAAHACLTVLRARELDTGKAETDPLSSSTSASPRSDA
- a CDS encoding TetR/AcrR family transcriptional regulator, yielding MSPKQQRGEATVEQVLDATLRLYASWGESGLSLGAITKASGVSSGSIYHHFGSLDGVVTALAQRSLEQLLTTLAEALLRAVDARSGIQAVVRAYLDFAQAHPDAARLMHSVTADREGMAHARQIRDSQEARLAPIALWIEAHQETGELADLSVPMIESLVLGPVVGAVRRWLTVGDIDLEEAGAALPEHIWRSVRS